From one Variovorax sp. PBL-H6 genomic stretch:
- a CDS encoding isocitrate lyase/PEP mutase family protein: MIDTLGATLRHNLEARNGMLVPGAANALAARVIEDLGFDAVYISGAGVANTYLGVPDIGLVGLAEMVQHTQVIRDACDLPLIVDADTGYGNALNVRHAVRSLERAGANAIQLEDQVMPKKCGHFAGKAVVETAEMLGKIKAAVDARHSRDFLIIARTDARAIHGLDAALERAAAFAAAGADLTFVEAPESPDELARIARELQCPQVANMVIGGRTPALPAKELGELGFGMVLYANAALQAALQGMIQALSVLRNEGILSESSHLIASFQERQRIVRKDEFDAMEDRYATGSPPA, from the coding sequence GTGATAGATACCCTTGGCGCAACGCTGAGACACAACCTCGAAGCCCGCAACGGCATGCTGGTCCCCGGCGCAGCCAATGCCTTGGCCGCACGTGTGATCGAAGACCTGGGCTTCGACGCGGTCTACATCAGTGGAGCAGGTGTTGCCAACACCTACCTTGGGGTACCGGACATCGGATTGGTCGGATTGGCGGAAATGGTGCAACACACGCAGGTCATTCGCGACGCATGTGATCTTCCGCTCATCGTGGACGCAGATACCGGTTATGGCAACGCGCTGAACGTGCGGCATGCGGTTCGCTCGCTCGAGCGCGCCGGCGCCAATGCGATTCAGCTGGAGGACCAAGTCATGCCCAAGAAATGCGGTCATTTCGCTGGCAAGGCCGTCGTCGAAACCGCAGAGATGCTCGGCAAGATCAAGGCGGCCGTTGATGCACGTCATAGCCGGGATTTTTTGATTATTGCGCGTACCGACGCGCGCGCAATCCATGGTTTGGATGCGGCGCTGGAGCGGGCGGCGGCCTTTGCTGCAGCGGGCGCAGACCTGACCTTTGTAGAGGCCCCTGAAAGCCCGGATGAGCTGGCACGAATTGCGCGTGAGCTCCAATGCCCGCAGGTCGCCAATATGGTGATTGGAGGCAGGACGCCAGCACTTCCGGCCAAGGAACTGGGGGAGTTGGGATTTGGCATGGTTCTGTATGCCAATGCGGCGCTCCAGGCCGCTTTGCAGGGGATGATCCAAGCACTGTCGGTCTTGCGCAACGAGGGAATTCTTTCCGAGTCGTCACACCTGATTGCATCCTTCCAAGAGCGGCAGCGGATCGTGCGCAAGGACGAATTCGACGCCATGGAAGATCGGTACGCAACAGGATCACCGCCGGCCTGA
- a CDS encoding tripartite tricarboxylate transporter substrate-binding protein, which yields MKPVLRPREAAGCALPGLAWPTSRAVAPGQSASAFPPGQSADTAARTFAAAMGKSLNQTVFVNNRAGASGIIGAQDVKRSQPDGAKDVKQLVAMAKLQPNQIDYASGGVGITVHLGMELLQVRTGIRLNHIPHNGSPAGLNVVIGGQTTLMMYSGAAALPHVKSGRLWLLATTGAQRAVALPDLPTLAEQGVPGYEVTGWNGVVVPKRTPRAIIDRLNDSLRDASKDPTVVTS from the coding sequence ATGAAGCCGGTGTTGCGGCCTCGGGAGGCAGCGGGCTGCGCGCTGCCGGGGCTGGCCTGGCCAACTTCGCGCGCAGTGGCGCCGGGGCAGTCGGCGAGCGCGTTTCCGCCGGGCCAGAGTGCCGATACCGCGGCCCGAACCTTCGCTGCTGCCATGGGCAAATCCTTGAACCAGACTGTGTTCGTTAACAACCGTGCAGGTGCGAGCGGCATTATTGGAGCCCAGGATGTCAAGCGCAGCCAACCCGATGGGGCTAAGGACGTGAAGCAACTCGTGGCGATGGCCAAGTTGCAACCCAATCAGATCGACTATGCGTCCGGCGGGGTCGGCATCACCGTTCATCTGGGCATGGAACTCTTGCAGGTGCGCACCGGCATCCGGTTAAACCACATTCCCCATAACGGCTCGCCGGCCGGGCTTAATGTGGTTATTGGTGGGCAGACTACCCTCATGATGTACAGTGGCGCCGCCGCGTTGCCGCACGTCAAAAGCGGGCGCCTATGGCTGCTGGCCACGACCGGCGCCCAGCGAGCGGTGGCGTTGCCGGATCTGCCCACGCTCGCCGAGCAGGGGGTGCCAGGCTATGAGGTCACGGGTTGGAACGGCGTCGTGGTGCCCAAGCGCACCCCACGGGCGATCATTGATCGACTGAACGACTCGCTGCGCGACGCGAGCAAGGATCCCACGGTCGTCACCAGCTAG
- a CDS encoding Bug family tripartite tricarboxylate transporter substrate binding protein has translation MRFRAFFAGVGITFFATAPLLHAEQAWPSKPIRVIVGYSAGGNADIYARQLGEHMSRTLGQPVVIENKPGATGVLATKYVAESKPDGYTLLFASNSSLSAMPALRAATGGSLGYRVPEDFTFIGLAFEAPAGIFVHGDSKINNAVDLIAASKTGDVKIGLPGAGGASELIMEVINARTGSKLIGVPYQGVNNALTDIVSGRVDGFLGNFGTLKPMIDSGKLKLVVLFSDRRSPTYPDIKTFKEQGIDIVGTGLFGMVAPAGMPVGIVKKISAAMSLAIKDPAVAASVIATGVDVKDLPGDGFRDYVINEMRWYAQGIKSVPGIEKRLAP, from the coding sequence ATGCGCTTCCGTGCCTTCTTCGCCGGCGTTGGCATCACATTTTTTGCAACCGCGCCGCTACTGCACGCGGAGCAGGCATGGCCCAGCAAGCCTATCCGGGTGATCGTCGGCTATTCGGCCGGCGGCAATGCCGATATTTATGCGCGCCAGCTCGGCGAACACATGTCGAGGACCTTGGGCCAACCCGTTGTCATCGAGAACAAGCCGGGCGCAACCGGGGTGCTCGCCACAAAGTATGTGGCTGAATCGAAGCCCGATGGCTATACCCTGCTATTCGCATCCAACAGCAGCCTGTCTGCGATGCCGGCGCTGCGGGCAGCCACAGGCGGCTCGTTGGGCTACCGGGTGCCTGAAGATTTCACCTTCATCGGGCTGGCATTCGAAGCGCCAGCCGGCATCTTCGTTCACGGTGACTCCAAGATCAACAACGCCGTTGACTTGATTGCCGCATCAAAAACCGGCGATGTGAAGATCGGCTTGCCTGGCGCAGGCGGCGCGTCGGAACTGATCATGGAGGTGATTAACGCCCGCACGGGTTCGAAGCTCATCGGCGTTCCATATCAGGGCGTAAACAACGCGCTGACGGACATCGTGTCCGGGCGTGTGGATGGATTCCTCGGCAACTTCGGAACGCTCAAACCGATGATCGACAGCGGCAAGCTCAAGCTGGTTGTGCTGTTCTCCGATCGCCGCAGCCCGACCTACCCAGATATCAAGACCTTCAAAGAACAAGGCATTGACATCGTGGGCACAGGGCTGTTTGGCATGGTCGCGCCGGCCGGAATGCCCGTTGGCATCGTGAAGAAGATATCGGCTGCCATGTCGCTCGCCATCAAGGATCCGGCCGTGGCTGCCAGCGTGATTGCCACCGGCGTAGACGTCAAGGACTTGCCGGGCGATGGTTTCAGAGACTACGTGATCAACGAGATGCGTTGGTACGCCCAGGGAATCAAGTCGGTGCCGGGCATCGAAAAACGTTTGGCGCCCTGA
- a CDS encoding GntR family transcriptional regulator yields the protein MTPASPKLLRTPGMSLHRQLYMSLRANILNRTWPVGSALPTEDSLSAQFNVSRITVRRALTDLAADGLVVRKHGVGTFVNGGIDLPRPNATLTMLDELRRAAGETDVRVLDVAHQPAPPAIARMLQLSEADSAFHAVRLRILDRIPVMITDAWVPERFGAKITAAALKKHPLYELLLAHGMVFGRVIQEVNAEAASPQLAQQLETEVGSPLLRVSRLLHDPQDRPVEYITVHVVPERTRLLMEVPGQAMNTLSAGQFVHDGVSQSRARRPKKHASK from the coding sequence ATGACCCCAGCATCGCCCAAACTTCTTCGCACACCGGGCATGTCGCTCCACCGACAGCTCTATATGTCCCTTCGCGCCAACATCCTCAACAGGACTTGGCCGGTAGGAAGCGCGCTGCCTACTGAGGACTCACTGAGCGCCCAGTTCAATGTATCCCGCATCACAGTGCGGCGTGCCCTGACGGACCTTGCTGCTGATGGGCTTGTTGTTCGCAAGCACGGCGTGGGCACGTTCGTGAACGGCGGTATCGACCTTCCGCGCCCGAATGCCACGCTTACGATGCTCGACGAACTGCGGCGGGCGGCGGGTGAAACCGATGTGCGCGTCCTGGATGTCGCACACCAGCCTGCTCCTCCAGCGATTGCAAGGATGCTGCAGCTTTCTGAAGCTGATTCGGCGTTCCACGCGGTGCGGCTACGCATTCTGGACCGCATTCCGGTGATGATCACAGACGCGTGGGTGCCCGAGCGCTTCGGGGCGAAGATTACAGCGGCTGCCCTGAAGAAGCATCCCCTTTACGAACTACTGTTGGCCCACGGCATGGTCTTTGGCCGCGTGATCCAGGAGGTCAACGCGGAGGCTGCGAGCCCTCAGTTGGCACAGCAACTCGAGACAGAGGTCGGATCGCCTCTGCTGAGGGTGTCGAGGCTGCTGCACGATCCGCAGGACCGGCCAGTCGAGTACATCACCGTTCACGTGGTGCCTGAGCGCACGCGCCTGCTGATGGAAGTGCCAGGGCAGGCGATGAACACTCTATCTGCAGGACAGTTCGTGCACGACGGGGTTTCCCAGTCACGGGCAAGACGCCCCAAAAAGCACGCCTCAAAGTAA
- a CDS encoding IS256 family transposase: MTTATMALAELAEKGADVDVLRQMVQFMAQRLMELDVEGRCGAAYDEKNPAERLNSRNGYRERTWDTRAGSVELKIPKLRQGSYFPEFLEPRRTAEKALTAVIQEAYVQGISTRSVDDLVKSLGMSGVSKSQVSRLCGELDERVNAFLGRQIEGDWPYLWIDATYVKTREAGRIVSVAVIVAVGVNTDGQREVLGLKVGASEAEPFWTEFLRSLNRRGLRGVKLVISDSHEGIKAAAAKVLKATWQRCRVHFMRNALAHAGKTQRRMVSAAIGTVFVQDSADAARAQWRSVADQLRDKFPKLGTLMDEAENDVLAFMTFPRAHWTQIYSTNPLERLNAEIKRRTNVVGIFPNDASITRLVGAMMLEQNDEWSLNRRYMQLEGLQTLSDTAPTRLSAVAR, encoded by the coding sequence ATGACCACCGCCACTATGGCATTAGCCGAGCTCGCCGAGAAGGGAGCTGATGTCGACGTCCTGCGCCAGATGGTGCAGTTCATGGCCCAGCGCCTGATGGAGCTCGATGTCGAAGGCCGCTGCGGCGCTGCCTACGACGAGAAGAATCCCGCCGAACGGCTCAACAGCCGCAACGGCTACCGCGAGCGCACCTGGGATACCCGTGCGGGCAGCGTCGAACTGAAGATCCCCAAGCTACGCCAAGGCAGCTACTTCCCCGAGTTCCTGGAGCCTCGGCGCACCGCCGAGAAGGCGCTCACCGCCGTCATCCAGGAAGCCTACGTTCAGGGCATCTCCACCCGCTCGGTAGACGACCTGGTCAAGTCGCTGGGCATGAGCGGCGTCTCCAAGAGCCAGGTCAGCCGACTGTGCGGCGAGCTCGATGAGCGCGTCAACGCCTTCCTGGGACGGCAGATCGAGGGCGACTGGCCCTACCTGTGGATCGACGCCACCTACGTGAAGACGCGCGAGGCCGGCCGCATCGTGAGCGTGGCGGTGATAGTGGCCGTGGGCGTGAATACCGACGGCCAGCGTGAAGTGCTGGGTTTGAAGGTCGGTGCGTCGGAAGCCGAGCCCTTCTGGACCGAGTTCCTGCGCAGCCTGAACCGTCGAGGTCTTCGCGGTGTGAAGCTCGTGATCAGCGACAGCCACGAAGGCATCAAGGCGGCGGCTGCGAAGGTCCTGAAGGCCACCTGGCAGCGTTGCCGGGTGCACTTCATGCGCAACGCTCTGGCGCATGCCGGCAAGACGCAGCGGCGCATGGTCTCGGCCGCCATCGGCACGGTGTTCGTGCAGGACTCCGCCGATGCTGCGCGAGCCCAATGGAGGTCGGTGGCCGACCAGCTCCGAGACAAGTTCCCCAAGCTCGGCACCTTGATGGACGAAGCGGAGAACGATGTGCTGGCCTTCATGACCTTCCCGCGGGCGCACTGGACGCAGATCTACAGCACGAATCCTCTGGAACGGCTGAACGCCGAGATCAAGCGTCGCACGAACGTCGTGGGCATCTTCCCCAACGACGCCTCGATCACCCGGCTCGTCGGCGCCATGATGCTCGAGCAGAACGACGAGTGGTCGCTCAACCGGCGCTATATGCAGTTGGAGGGCTTGCAGACGCTGAGCGATACTGCGCCCACTCGGCTGTCCGCAGTGGCACGCTGA